In one Shinella zoogloeoides genomic region, the following are encoded:
- a CDS encoding DUF6481 family protein, whose product MKHARNNDLSDRRSAAAEAKSALLSAFRTASTTDEPARLARQSERATIAAAREERRLERERVKRDEAERQAAEAAERQAAADAASRAETEAREAAERNRIARVVDDAAARKAERDRRYANRKAKPA is encoded by the coding sequence TTGAAACACGCCAGAAACAATGACCTCTCCGATCGCCGTAGCGCGGCTGCGGAAGCAAAGTCCGCTCTCCTGAGTGCCTTTCGTACGGCAAGCACTACTGACGAACCTGCCAGATTGGCGAGGCAATCGGAGCGGGCGACGATCGCCGCCGCCAGGGAAGAGCGGCGTCTCGAGCGCGAACGGGTGAAACGCGATGAGGCCGAACGCCAGGCAGCCGAGGCAGCCGAGCGACAGGCGGCTGCGGATGCGGCGTCGCGCGCCGAAACCGAAGCGCGTGAAGCCGCAGAAAGAAATCGTATCGCACGGGTTGTCGACGACGCGGCCGCCCGCAAGGCCGAACGCGATCGGCGCTACGCCAATCGCAAGGCCAAGCCTGCCTAG
- a CDS encoding cold-shock protein, translated as MTTGTVKWFNSTKGFGFIQPDNGGADAFVHISAVERAGMRDLVEGQKIGFELERDNKSGKMSACNLQAA; from the coding sequence ATGACCACTGGCACAGTTAAATGGTTCAATTCCACCAAGGGCTTCGGCTTCATTCAGCCTGACAATGGCGGCGCTGATGCCTTCGTCCACATTTCTGCCGTCGAGCGCGCCGGTATGCGTGACCTCGTCGAAGGTCAGAAGATCGGCTTCGAATTGGAGCGCGATAACAAGTCGGGCAAGATGTCGGCCTGCAATCTGCAGGCTGCCTAA
- a CDS encoding extracellular catalytic domain type 1 short-chain-length polyhydroxyalkanoate depolymerase has protein sequence MRSLSDTLERLARLRAVKPATPTGSILRKLDQFGSNPGALTAWHHVPKHLPAAPALVVVLHGCTQTAAGYDAGSGWSALAEDYGFVVLFPEQVRQNNANLCFNWFNTADTQRNEGEAMSIRQMIATLVAEHRIDDRRVYITGLSAGGAMANAMLACYPDVFAGGAIIAGLPYAAASTVPEAFDRMRGQGLPKTNALQASLRAASRHEGAWPTVSVWHGTGDNTVVPENAAAIVAQWRGVHALPEQPTSSEMFANYSRSAWRDGRGTDTIELYWISGMAHGTPVDASTGYGHAAPFMLDVGVSSTVEIARTWGLAASFERRQRPKAETFDERPARHPSDGGGNKIQSVIENALRLAGLMK, from the coding sequence ATGAGATCTCTGTCCGATACGCTCGAACGCCTTGCCCGGTTGCGCGCGGTGAAACCCGCCACCCCGACCGGTTCCATTCTCAGGAAGCTCGATCAATTCGGGAGCAACCCCGGTGCTTTGACCGCATGGCACCACGTTCCGAAACATTTGCCTGCTGCGCCGGCCCTGGTTGTTGTGCTGCACGGCTGCACGCAGACTGCCGCCGGTTACGACGCCGGCTCAGGGTGGTCCGCCTTGGCGGAGGATTACGGTTTCGTCGTTCTATTTCCGGAACAGGTCCGGCAGAACAACGCGAACCTGTGCTTCAACTGGTTCAATACCGCCGACACACAGCGCAATGAGGGCGAGGCCATGTCCATCCGGCAGATGATCGCCACGCTGGTCGCCGAACATCGCATTGATGATCGCAGGGTTTACATAACCGGCCTTTCGGCCGGCGGTGCCATGGCGAATGCAATGCTGGCCTGCTACCCGGACGTTTTTGCCGGCGGCGCCATCATCGCTGGCCTTCCATACGCAGCCGCGTCCACCGTGCCGGAAGCATTCGATCGCATGCGCGGGCAAGGACTTCCCAAGACGAACGCCCTGCAAGCAAGCCTGCGCGCCGCCTCACGGCATGAGGGGGCGTGGCCGACGGTTTCCGTCTGGCACGGAACCGGTGACAACACGGTCGTGCCGGAAAACGCGGCGGCGATCGTCGCGCAGTGGCGAGGTGTCCATGCATTGCCGGAACAGCCGACATCCTCAGAGATGTTCGCTAACTATTCGCGGTCGGCCTGGCGCGACGGGCGCGGCACTGATACAATCGAACTCTACTGGATCTCCGGGATGGCCCACGGCACACCCGTCGATGCCTCCACCGGCTATGGCCACGCCGCGCCCTTCATGCTGGATGTCGGCGTTTCCTCAACCGTTGAGATCGCAAGGACATGGGGCCTCGCAGCCTCCTTTGAGCGACGCCAGCGACCGAAGGCTGAAACTTTCGACGAGCGGCCAGCCAGACACCCGAGCGACGGTGGCGGGAACAAAATTCAATCCGTTATCGAAAACGCGCTGCGCTTGGCCGGGCTTATGAAATGA
- a CDS encoding branched-chain amino acid ABC transporter permease, translated as MDMFLQQLVNALSLGGTYALLALGLAVVFSIMGLINFAHGELMTAAGYGLCFALIVGMPFGVAVIFALAVAIVLVLLMERIAFRPVRGASGTTLLLTSFAVSAILRVLFQNFISARPKPVPMPMSLSGTIEIGGLHIGVIQAISILVTVIMLVGLNLFLRTTVLGRAMRAASEDFAIVRLMGIRANAVVATAFAISGLMAGVAGILWVAQRGSVDPLMGFLPVLKAFIAAIIGGLGSLSGAVAGGFLLGFIEVFLQAYLPESLLSYRDAFTILLVIAVLLFAPQGLLARKAIVKL; from the coding sequence ATGGACATGTTCCTGCAGCAACTGGTCAATGCGCTGAGCCTTGGCGGCACCTATGCGCTGCTCGCGCTCGGCCTTGCCGTCGTCTTCTCGATCATGGGCTTGATCAACTTCGCCCATGGTGAGCTGATGACGGCCGCCGGCTACGGCCTGTGCTTCGCCCTCATCGTCGGCATGCCCTTCGGCGTTGCCGTCATCTTCGCGCTTGCCGTCGCGATCGTGCTGGTGCTGCTGATGGAGCGCATCGCTTTCCGCCCGGTGCGCGGCGCGAGCGGCACGACGCTGCTTCTGACGAGCTTTGCCGTCAGTGCCATCCTGCGCGTGCTGTTCCAGAACTTCATTTCCGCCCGTCCCAAGCCGGTGCCGATGCCGATGAGCCTGTCCGGCACGATCGAGATTGGCGGTCTGCATATCGGTGTTATCCAGGCGATTTCCATCCTCGTCACCGTCATCATGCTGGTCGGCCTCAACCTCTTCCTGCGCACCACGGTGTTGGGCCGGGCCATGCGGGCGGCGTCGGAGGATTTCGCCATCGTCCGCCTGATGGGCATCCGCGCCAATGCTGTCGTCGCCACGGCCTTCGCGATTTCCGGCCTCATGGCGGGTGTTGCCGGCATTCTCTGGGTGGCCCAACGCGGCAGCGTCGATCCGCTGATGGGCTTCCTGCCGGTGCTCAAGGCCTTCATCGCGGCGATCATCGGTGGCCTCGGCAGCCTTTCGGGCGCCGTCGCCGGCGGCTTTCTGCTCGGCTTCATCGAGGTCTTCCTGCAGGCCTACCTGCCGGAAAGCCTACTCAGCTATCGCGACGCCTTCACCATTTTGCTTGTCATCGCAGTTCTGTTGTTCGCACCGCAAGGCTTGTTGGCTCGCAAGGCGATCGTGAAGCTCTGA
- a CDS encoding ABC transporter ATP-binding protein, with translation MTRETSDDTPLLEVSGLKVAYGPVEALKGVDLKVRKGEIVTLLGANGAGKSSTLNALVGLAAKKAGRVTFAGKDISALPPEMIVRMGMTLTPEGRRIFPTLTVDEHLLLGGAMHKGRGQIDTVREDMLSRFPILKERLHQKAGSLSGGEQQMLAIARSMMSSPDLLLLDEPSLGLAPQIVDQIFELIAGLRARGLTILLVEQNVSLSLEISDAGYVMANGRIVLSGSAADLRNSTEIQGAYLGA, from the coding sequence ATGACGCGTGAGACTTCCGACGATACCCCCTTGCTCGAGGTCAGCGGCCTCAAGGTCGCCTATGGGCCGGTCGAGGCGCTGAAGGGCGTCGACCTCAAGGTCCGCAAGGGCGAGATCGTCACCCTGCTCGGCGCCAATGGCGCGGGCAAGAGCTCGACGCTCAATGCGCTCGTCGGCCTCGCCGCCAAGAAAGCCGGCCGCGTGACCTTCGCCGGCAAGGACATTTCCGCCCTGCCGCCCGAGATGATCGTGCGCATGGGCATGACCTTGACGCCCGAGGGACGTCGCATCTTCCCGACGCTGACGGTCGATGAACACCTTCTTCTCGGCGGCGCCATGCACAAGGGCAGGGGACAGATCGACACGGTGCGCGAAGACATGCTGTCGCGCTTCCCGATCCTCAAGGAGCGTCTGCACCAGAAGGCCGGCTCGCTCTCCGGCGGCGAACAGCAGATGCTGGCGATTGCCCGTTCCATGATGTCCTCGCCCGATCTCCTGCTGCTCGACGAACCTTCGCTCGGCCTTGCCCCACAGATCGTCGACCAGATTTTCGAGCTGATCGCCGGCCTGCGCGCACGCGGGCTGACGATCTTGCTCGTCGAGCAGAACGTGTCGCTGTCGCTGGAGATCTCCGACGCCGGCTATGTCATGGCGAACGGCCGCATCGTGCTGTCCGGCTCCGCTGCCGATCTGCGCAATTCCACCGAAATCCAGGGCGCGTATCTCGGCGCGTGA
- a CDS encoding ABC transporter substrate-binding protein, producing MKTTLKALFLSTALGALAFPALAEDLVVGLATAQTGGLAPYDQPSLKGLQMAVDEINAAGGIAGKFPIKMIAKDTRSDAAQTALVAQELVDEGIKILITPCDADPSIAAGQITQAAQIPAFSFCATTPTMPLAVGDYMFGNYPADNVQAAVLANYAKEKGFKTAYVLKSPDTAYTLKLPEYFATSFKGKGGEVVGEGTYSMGQQDFSAEVTKIKALNPAPDVIMTAAYEPDFPAFIRQLRGAGVATPILGSDGIDSPTTFGLGPLVDGVVFTTAGFATEGSPLAAFNEKYKAKFGQDPDTVYIANGYDLGKVIEAAVTKADSVDSTAIREAIASLDGVEGVTGKISYVGTQGMPLRSVSLVRIEGGNRSLVSQGVPAAEDVPAP from the coding sequence ATGAAAACGACGTTGAAGGCCTTGTTCTTGTCCACCGCGCTTGGCGCTCTCGCGTTCCCCGCACTTGCCGAGGACCTTGTCGTCGGGCTTGCAACCGCGCAGACCGGCGGCCTCGCGCCCTATGATCAGCCGTCGCTGAAGGGCCTGCAAATGGCCGTCGACGAAATCAACGCGGCCGGCGGCATCGCCGGTAAATTCCCGATCAAGATGATCGCCAAGGATACCCGCTCGGATGCCGCCCAGACCGCGCTCGTCGCGCAGGAACTGGTTGACGAAGGCATCAAGATCCTGATCACGCCCTGTGATGCCGACCCGTCGATCGCGGCCGGCCAGATCACGCAGGCCGCGCAGATCCCGGCCTTCTCCTTCTGCGCCACCACGCCGACCATGCCGCTCGCCGTCGGCGACTACATGTTCGGCAACTATCCGGCCGATAACGTCCAGGCCGCCGTGCTGGCGAACTACGCCAAGGAAAAGGGCTTCAAAACCGCCTATGTGCTGAAGTCGCCGGATACCGCCTATACGCTGAAGCTGCCGGAATATTTCGCGACCAGCTTCAAGGGCAAGGGCGGCGAAGTCGTCGGCGAGGGCACCTACAGCATGGGCCAGCAGGATTTCAGCGCCGAAGTCACCAAGATCAAGGCGCTGAACCCGGCGCCCGACGTCATCATGACCGCCGCCTATGAACCGGATTTCCCGGCCTTCATCCGTCAGCTGCGCGGCGCGGGTGTCGCCACGCCGATCCTCGGCAGCGACGGCATCGATTCCCCGACGACCTTCGGCCTCGGCCCGTTGGTTGACGGCGTCGTCTTCACCACGGCCGGCTTTGCGACGGAGGGCAGCCCGCTCGCCGCCTTCAACGAGAAGTACAAGGCGAAGTTCGGCCAGGACCCGGATACGGTCTACATCGCCAACGGCTACGATCTCGGCAAGGTCATCGAGGCGGCCGTCACCAAGGCCGACAGCGTGGACTCGACTGCCATCCGTGAGGCCATCGCCTCGCTCGACGGCGTCGAGGGCGTGACCGGCAAGATCAGCTATGTCGGCACGCAGGGCATGCCGCTGCGTTCGGTCTCGCTGGTGCGCATCGAGGGCGGCAACCGCTCGCTGGTCAGTCAGGGCGTGCCGGCGGCCGAGGACGTTCCCGCACCGTGA
- a CDS encoding branched-chain amino acid ABC transporter ATP-binding protein/permease gives MVRIRRGTVVGIVATVLPLVIAALVAKGLFPGAGERLVTLFLINVTAVIGIGVYSGNSGIISFGNVGFMAVGAYASGLLTINPIVQKTALPHLPDWLMGWGMPFLPALLVALVVVALVAVAIGIPVARLAGSSASICTLGFLVIVHVVLVASSDFTRGSQTFFGIPRAVNIWVALPFAILAVAVARIYRDSAAGMKLRASREDEIASTAVGVNVRLHRFLAWVLGAILSGAAGVLFAHFIGAFSPKDFYFNFTFMLLAMLILGGITTVSGAVVGSAVIMLIVELLRKLEGGVDLGAFSLPTVFGLTDIGIGLAILLVMYRLQDGLLGVREIDEQVPFLKRLSAGVVKPVAEQPAQAAAKEPGTLRVEDVGKRFSGLVALEKADFEIRPGLVTGLIGPNGAGKSTLINSVSGVVPPSTGRVMIDGTDVASLPVHRVPVTGLARTFQNIRLFKNLTVLENVTVAASAIVGERDPVDLAREALVEVGLGTVEGQLAGTLSYGAQRRLEIARALALKPRYLLLDEPAAGMNPAETQELMTVLDRIRTKHRLGLLVVEHDLKLIMRLCDVVVVLNKGQQIAIGTPAEIQANPAVIEAYIGRRRSAAQQTKPAIDAAVPDLDPHTAGKPA, from the coding sequence ATGGTGCGCATAAGGCGCGGAACCGTCGTCGGGATCGTCGCGACGGTGCTTCCCCTGGTGATCGCAGCCCTGGTGGCGAAAGGCCTCTTTCCGGGAGCGGGAGAGCGGCTGGTGACGCTGTTCCTGATCAACGTGACCGCCGTCATCGGCATCGGTGTCTACAGCGGCAATTCGGGTATCATCTCGTTCGGCAATGTCGGCTTCATGGCCGTCGGCGCCTATGCGTCCGGCCTCCTCACCATCAATCCGATCGTGCAGAAGACGGCGCTGCCGCATCTGCCGGACTGGCTGATGGGCTGGGGCATGCCGTTCCTGCCGGCACTTCTTGTGGCGCTCGTCGTGGTGGCGCTGGTGGCGGTCGCCATCGGCATTCCGGTCGCCCGGCTCGCCGGTTCCTCCGCCTCGATCTGCACGCTCGGCTTCCTCGTCATCGTGCATGTCGTGCTGGTCGCTTCCAGCGATTTCACCCGTGGTAGTCAGACCTTTTTCGGCATTCCCCGTGCGGTGAATATCTGGGTCGCGCTTCCCTTCGCCATTCTCGCGGTCGCCGTCGCGCGCATCTATCGCGACAGCGCCGCCGGCATGAAGCTGCGCGCTTCGCGGGAGGATGAGATCGCCTCGACGGCCGTCGGCGTCAATGTGCGCCTGCACCGCTTCCTGGCCTGGGTGCTGGGTGCGATCCTGTCCGGGGCGGCGGGCGTGCTGTTTGCGCATTTCATCGGCGCCTTCTCGCCGAAGGATTTTTATTTCAACTTCACCTTCATGCTGCTCGCCATGCTCATCCTCGGCGGCATCACCACCGTCTCCGGCGCCGTCGTCGGATCGGCTGTCATCATGCTGATCGTGGAGCTGCTGCGAAAGCTGGAAGGCGGTGTCGATCTCGGCGCCTTCTCGCTGCCGACGGTGTTCGGCCTCACCGATATCGGCATCGGTCTTGCCATCCTGCTCGTCATGTACCGCCTTCAGGATGGTCTTCTCGGCGTGCGCGAGATTGACGAGCAGGTGCCGTTCCTCAAGCGGCTTTCCGCTGGCGTCGTCAAGCCGGTGGCCGAGCAGCCGGCGCAGGCCGCAGCAAAAGAACCGGGCACCTTGCGTGTCGAAGATGTCGGCAAGCGTTTCTCCGGGCTGGTCGCGCTGGAAAAGGCCGATTTCGAAATCCGTCCCGGCCTCGTTACCGGCCTGATCGGCCCGAACGGCGCCGGCAAGTCGACGCTCATCAACAGCGTCTCGGGCGTTGTGCCGCCGTCCACCGGCAGAGTGATGATCGATGGCACGGATGTCGCGTCGCTCCCGGTGCACCGGGTTCCGGTCACCGGCCTTGCCCGGACCTTCCAGAACATCCGTCTCTTCAAGAACCTCACCGTCCTGGAAAACGTCACGGTTGCCGCGAGCGCCATAGTCGGCGAGCGCGATCCCGTGGACCTTGCCCGCGAGGCGCTGGTTGAGGTCGGTCTCGGCACTGTCGAGGGCCAGCTTGCCGGCACGCTGTCCTACGGTGCGCAACGGCGGCTGGAAATCGCCCGCGCGCTGGCGCTGAAGCCCCGCTACCTGCTGCTCGACGAGCCCGCCGCCGGCATGAACCCGGCCGAAACGCAGGAACTGATGACCGTGCTCGATCGCATCCGCACGAAGCACCGGCTCGGGCTCCTCGTCGTTGAGCACGACCTCAAGCTCATCATGCGGCTTTGCGACGTGGTCGTAGTGCTCAACAAGGGCCAGCAGATCGCAATCGGCACGCCCGCTGAAATCCAGGCCAACCCCGCCGTCATCGAAGCCTATATCGGTCGCCGCCGTTCGGCCGCGCAGCAGACGAAGCCCGCAATCGACGCCGCCGTGCCGGATCTCGATCCGCATACCGCCGGCAAGCCCGCATAA
- a CDS encoding MurR/RpiR family transcriptional regulator: MAIRDRLTDGEIAFTRAELKIVRQLLSNYPAAGLNTVAHLAAAADVSNPTVVRFANKLGFEGYPEFQAALLSEVQERMSSPLSMLDTRKPSLEQENFYQYFLRASIHALEASMQMLPPDDFEAAIDAAADLNMRVHCLGGRFSGFLAGLLWSHMKQLRGETRWINGSQADQVDQLVDLGKRDVLFVYDYRRYQIDTIRFARQAAKQGARIVLFTDRWVSPIAEFASVTLMAPVDTVSPYDTMVPAIAQTEALIAGLTARLASQSRGRIERMEDLRRSYAITEDAYSPPVDGGK, from the coding sequence ATGGCCATTCGAGACCGACTGACGGACGGGGAAATCGCCTTCACACGGGCGGAGCTGAAAATCGTACGGCAGCTGCTGTCGAACTATCCGGCAGCCGGCCTCAATACGGTCGCGCACCTTGCCGCGGCTGCCGATGTCAGCAATCCCACGGTCGTGCGTTTTGCCAACAAGCTTGGCTTCGAAGGCTATCCGGAATTCCAGGCGGCGCTGCTCAGCGAAGTGCAGGAGCGGATGAGTTCGCCACTCTCCATGCTCGACACGCGCAAGCCGTCGCTGGAGCAGGAGAATTTCTACCAATACTTTTTGCGCGCCAGCATTCACGCGCTGGAAGCGTCGATGCAGATGCTGCCGCCCGACGATTTCGAAGCCGCCATCGATGCCGCCGCTGATCTCAACATGCGCGTTCATTGCCTCGGCGGACGGTTCAGCGGCTTCCTTGCCGGTCTCTTGTGGTCGCATATGAAGCAGCTGCGCGGCGAAACGCGCTGGATCAACGGCTCGCAGGCCGATCAGGTCGATCAGCTGGTCGATCTCGGCAAGCGCGACGTGCTCTTCGTCTATGACTACCGCCGCTACCAGATCGACACGATCCGTTTCGCCCGGCAGGCGGCCAAACAGGGCGCGCGCATCGTGCTCTTCACCGACCGTTGGGTCTCGCCGATCGCCGAATTTGCCTCGGTCACGCTGATGGCGCCGGTCGATACGGTTTCGCCCTATGACACGATGGTGCCCGCCATCGCCCAGACCGAGGCGTTGATCGCCGGCCTCACTGCCCGTCTCGCCAGCCAATCGCGTGGCCGCATCGAGCGCATGGAGGACCTGCGCCGCAGCTACGCCATCACCGAAGACGCCTACAGCCCGCCGGTCGACGGCGGCAAATGA
- a CDS encoding isochorismatase family cysteine hydrolase has product MTAIEVQYGKDLLRRDSAYEDGMTALLYVDMQRIWCEPNLDPTHPQDADSYYHRRLREKVIPNQVRILEAGRKAGCNVLHTIIESLTLDGRDRSLDHKLSDMHVPKGLPEGQVIPALAPIDNEIVLPKTSSGVFNSTNIDYVLRNLNTRYLIIAGVVTDQCVDMAVRDAADRGYLVTVVEDACATYSQERHDAAMRAYSGYCWITDTQTVVSRLSALGRA; this is encoded by the coding sequence ATGACTGCGATTGAAGTGCAATACGGCAAGGACCTGCTGCGGCGCGACAGCGCCTATGAGGACGGCATGACGGCCCTGCTTTATGTCGACATGCAGCGCATCTGGTGCGAGCCGAACCTCGACCCGACCCATCCGCAGGACGCTGACAGCTACTACCACCGCCGCCTGCGCGAAAAGGTCATTCCGAACCAGGTGCGCATTCTCGAAGCAGGCCGCAAGGCCGGCTGCAACGTCCTCCACACCATCATCGAGAGCCTGACGCTGGACGGCCGTGACCGTTCGCTGGACCACAAGCTCTCCGACATGCATGTGCCGAAGGGCTTGCCCGAAGGACAGGTCATCCCGGCGCTGGCGCCTATCGACAACGAGATCGTACTGCCCAAAACCTCGTCCGGCGTCTTCAATTCGACGAACATCGACTATGTGCTGCGCAATCTCAACACGCGCTATCTGATCATTGCCGGTGTCGTCACCGACCAATGCGTCGACATGGCCGTGCGCGATGCTGCCGACCGTGGCTATCTCGTCACCGTCGTCGAGGATGCCTGCGCCACCTATAGCCAGGAGCGTCACGACGCAGCGATGCGCGCCTATTCCGGCTACTGCTGGATCACCGACACGCAGACCGTCGTCAGCCGCCTTTCCGCACTCGGCCGCGCCTGA
- a CDS encoding glutamine synthetase family protein, translated as MNENSSSKAFADLTELATFVTTDIAGITRGRSFAAAEIEDYLRKGVGWVPANLALTPFDLIADPNPWGSAGDLRLMADPESKARVTCLPDETPLHFYHSDITDLKGEPWDCCVRSFLKATLADFEKEAGLKVISAVEQEFQVLGANWLAAPAFGLRAQRRAEPFGSLLMTALKEAGAEPEMFLPEYGKDQFEVTCRPAPALVAADRGATIRAVTREVAALFGWTASFAPKTDPNGVGNGVHLHVSFTDLDGNPVTFDASRPGRLSKVAGSFAAGVIRHLPALAAFTAPSVLSYMRLVPHHWSAAYTCLGEKNREATLRICPTLDLPGSNPAKQFNMEYRAADACASPHLSLAVVLRAGLEGIRAGLEQPPLINTDPSEFSAEEQARLGIRRLPSSLSEALDTLAADDVVTGWFSKDFLDCYFAMKRKEIEIVEGLSPEDLCARYATVY; from the coding sequence ATGAACGAGAACAGCAGCAGCAAGGCCTTCGCCGATCTGACGGAACTTGCGACCTTCGTCACGACCGATATTGCCGGCATCACCCGCGGCCGCAGCTTCGCCGCCGCCGAGATCGAAGACTACCTGCGCAAAGGCGTCGGCTGGGTGCCGGCGAACCTCGCGTTGACGCCGTTCGATCTCATCGCCGACCCCAATCCCTGGGGCTCGGCCGGCGACTTGCGGCTGATGGCTGATCCCGAAAGCAAGGCCCGCGTCACCTGCCTGCCGGACGAGACGCCGCTGCATTTCTATCATTCCGACATCACCGATCTGAAGGGCGAGCCGTGGGATTGCTGCGTGCGCAGCTTCCTCAAGGCGACGCTGGCCGACTTCGAGAAGGAAGCGGGCCTCAAGGTCATCAGCGCGGTCGAACAGGAATTCCAGGTTCTCGGGGCCAATTGGCTCGCGGCACCCGCCTTCGGCCTGCGCGCCCAGCGCCGCGCCGAACCCTTCGGATCCCTGCTGATGACCGCGCTGAAGGAAGCCGGCGCCGAGCCGGAAATGTTCCTGCCGGAATATGGCAAGGACCAGTTCGAAGTCACCTGCCGTCCCGCCCCGGCCCTTGTCGCCGCCGACCGCGGCGCGACGATCCGCGCCGTGACCCGCGAGGTCGCCGCCCTCTTCGGCTGGACCGCCAGCTTCGCGCCGAAGACCGACCCCAACGGCGTCGGCAACGGCGTGCACCTGCATGTCAGCTTCACCGATCTCGACGGCAACCCCGTGACCTTCGACGCCTCGCGCCCCGGACGGCTCTCCAAGGTCGCCGGGTCCTTCGCGGCCGGCGTTATCAGGCACCTGCCGGCGCTGGCCGCCTTCACCGCGCCCTCCGTGCTCTCCTACATGCGCCTCGTGCCGCATCACTGGAGCGCGGCCTATACCTGCCTCGGCGAAAAGAACCGGGAAGCGACGCTGCGCATCTGCCCGACGCTCGACCTGCCCGGCAGCAACCCGGCCAAACAGTTCAACATGGAATACCGCGCTGCGGACGCCTGCGCGAGCCCGCATCTGTCGCTGGCCGTCGTGCTGCGTGCCGGCCTCGAGGGCATTCGCGCCGGGTTGGAACAGCCGCCATTAATCAACACTGACCCGTCGGAATTCTCCGCCGAGGAACAGGCGAGGCTCGGCATCCGTCGCCTGCCTTCCAGTCTTTCGGAGGCTCTCGATACACTGGCTGCCGATGACGTGGTGACGGGCTGGTTCTCGAAGGATTTCCTCGACTGCTACTTCGCCATGAAGCGCAAGGAGATCGAAATCGTCGAGGGTCTTTCGCCCGAAGACCTCTGCGCCCGCTACGCGACCGTCTATTGA
- a CDS encoding N-formylglutamate amidohydrolase produces the protein MTSSNAAPRPENRWRHDPALPLLAIDEPPPYSVVNPDGASPYLLLCEHAANRIPRALGDLGLPETERRRHIAWDIGVSALSLHLSRTLDAPLFMTNYSRLVIDCNRPLGVPSAIPETSETTEIPGNIGLTDAEKAQRIETLFTPYAEAVARRLDLLQQQGKRPIVVGIHSFTPIYFGKQRPWHAGILYGAATGFGRTMIRELRTESGLTIGDNEPYTIHRDEDYTVPVHADARGLPGALIEVRHDLIDTLSGVGAWGDRLTRCFEAATRELG, from the coding sequence ATGACCTCAAGCAACGCTGCTCCCCGCCCTGAAAACCGATGGCGGCACGATCCGGCCCTGCCGCTGCTCGCCATCGACGAACCGCCGCCCTATAGCGTGGTCAATCCGGATGGTGCCTCGCCCTATCTGCTGCTGTGCGAGCATGCCGCAAACCGTATCCCGCGGGCGCTCGGCGATCTCGGCCTGCCGGAGACGGAGCGCCGGCGCCATATCGCCTGGGACATCGGCGTCAGCGCGCTTTCGCTGCATCTCAGCCGGACACTCGATGCCCCGCTGTTCATGACGAACTATTCGCGACTCGTCATCGACTGCAATCGCCCACTCGGTGTGCCCTCCGCCATTCCGGAAACCAGCGAAACGACCGAGATCCCCGGCAATATCGGCTTGACGGACGCCGAGAAGGCGCAGCGGATCGAGACGTTGTTCACACCCTATGCCGAAGCCGTCGCGAGACGGCTCGACCTGTTGCAGCAACAGGGCAAGCGCCCCATCGTCGTCGGCATCCACTCCTTCACACCGATCTATTTCGGCAAGCAGCGTCCGTGGCATGCCGGCATCCTCTATGGCGCGGCAACCGGCTTCGGCCGGACAATGATCCGAGAACTCCGGACGGAGTCCGGCCTCACTATCGGCGACAATGAGCCTTACACGATCCATCGGGATGAGGACTACACCGTGCCGGTCCATGCCGATGCACGCGGCCTGCCGGGCGCCCTCATCGAGGTGCGGCACGATCTGATCGACACGCTGTCCGGCGTCGGTGCATGGGGTGACAGGCTCACCCGCTGTTTCGAGGCCGCAACGAGGGAGCTGGGCTGA